A single genomic interval of Agelaius phoeniceus isolate bAgePho1 chromosome 31, bAgePho1.hap1, whole genome shotgun sequence harbors:
- the LOC143696220 gene encoding Fc receptor-like protein 2, producing MGCPRSRQPGERWPQQRVTASAHGWGHRDGWEAQTLSLAGAQTTQLLVEPPWRPAVLWDRVTLTCQGSGTPGATTWYKDGQRWGQQGPEHLTVTRSGTYTCERPGTRHSPPVTVLDDPLVLQVPARALLEGDTVTLRCRGRQENHLSRVRFYRDEKDLGGSLRGTEMSLPPLQLHHSGRYSCAGFVGSSMSWSAAVTVRVQELFSVPVLEGPPTPTEGSPLTLSCLSTPSPLRPRAPLLHVFYRDGQVVGGPQGSPQLLVPAVGISHSGNYGCEVHSQGGAVQKSSAWLSVTVRRVPPSGVSLSAQPPGAQVALGDSLVLNCSVTMGTGALSFSWHREGSGALPGTSPRLELCRVGDNDSGQYRCRVSDGDSVAESDPMNVTVLVPMANATITPGPLAHQGYAGDNVTLHCSVQVGSAPVTFTWLHNGQEVAQGLLLELSDVEVGHSGTYQCVATNQLGQDGHRVFRALSPELALEVTPGSPWVTVAAGVGGALSFLVLLMAVIVTWHWWHRVGGAPPDPPAPPEQGEVLYTHIVVTKRAGVSPRATTLQHPQVTYAELQGLQGRPREPGDIYGNVL from the exons ATGGGGTGCCCCAGG AGCCGCCAGCCAGGGGagcggtggccacagcagcgagtgacagccagtgcacatggctggggacaccgggatggctGGGAAG CCCAGACCCTCAGCCTCGCTG gtgcccagaccacccagctcctggtggagcccccctggaggccggcggtgctgtgggaccgggtgaccctgacctgccagggctcggggacccccggtgccaccacctggtacaaggatgggcagcgctgggggcagcagggacctgAACACCTCACTGTCACCAGGAGTGGCACCTACACGTGTGAAAGACCCGGCACCCGGCACAGCCCCCCGGTGACAGTCTTAGATG ACccactggtgctgcaggtgccagcacgggcactgctggagggggacacagtgacactgcgctgccggggccggcaGGAAAACCATCTCAGCAGGGTGCGATTTTACCGGGATGAGAAGGATCTCGGGGGGTCCCTCAGGGGAACCGAGATGTCCCTgccccccctgcagctgcaccacagcgGCCGCTACAGCTGTGCAGGCTTCGTGGGGTCCTCTATGTCATggtcagcagcagtgacagtgagaGTGCAGG agctcttctcCGTGCCGGTGCTGGAGGGTCCCCCCACACCCACCGAGGGGTCCCCTctgactctcagctgcctcagcacccccagccccctgcggccccgagcccccctcCTGCACGTGTTCTACCGGGACGGGCAGGTGGTGGGGGGCCCACAGGGGTCCccgcagctgctggtgcccgcCGTGGGGATCTCCCACTCGGGGAATTATGGCTGTGAGGTGCACTCCCAGGGTGGGGCCGTGCAGAAGAGCAGCGCCTGGCTCAGCGTCACGGTGCGCA ggGTCCCTCCCtcgggggtgtccctgtcagcGCAGCCCCCTGGGGCACAGGTGGCACTCGGGGACAGCCTGGTGCTGAACTGCTCAGTGACCATGGGAACAGGtgccctgtccttctcctggcaccGGGAGGGCTCGGGGGCACTGCCTGGCACCAGCCCCCGCCTGGAGCTGTGCCGTGTTGGGGACAATGACAGCGGCCAGTACCGGTGCCGGGTCAGCGATGGGGACAGCGTGGCCGAGAGTGACCCCATGAATGTCACCGTCCT agtgcccatggccaatgccaccatcacccctGGTCCCCTGGCACACCAGGGGTATGCAGGTGACAACGtcaccctgcactgctcagtgcaggtgggctcagcccctgtcaccttcacctggCTGCACAATGGGCAGGAGGTGGCCCAGGGTCTCCTACTGGAGCTCAGTGACGTTGAAGTGGGACATTCGGGCACCTACCAGTGCGtggccaccaaccagctgggacaggacgggCACCGCGTGTTCCGGgcactcagccctgagctggccctggaggtgacacctgGCTCACCCTGGGTCACAG tggctgcaggggtTGGTGGGGCCCTTTCCTTCCTGGTCCTCCTCATGGCTGTCATTGTGacctggcactggtggcaccgTGTGGGTGG ggcccccccggatcccccggcccccccagagcagggggaggTGCTGTACACCCACATCGTGGTcaccaagagggcagggg TGTCTCCCCGTGCCACCaccctccagcatccccaggtgacCTACGCAGAGCTGCAGGGACTCCAGGGGCGACCGCGGGAACCCGGTGACATCTAcgggaatgtgctgtga